taagaaatgaggtttttagagaaagattaggagtggctagtatatcggagaagattaaggaggggagattgagatggtttgggcatgtgaagcggaGGGAAACGACGGCAccagttagagtagtggaaactcttactgtcgaggggaggagaggaagaggcaGACCCAAACTGACATGGGATGAGCAGGTTAGGCATGATTTAGTAGAGTTGCATCtctctgaggacatggtccaagataggacttcgtggaggcgtaggattagggttaaggacttcTAGAAGATATTGCACTAAGGTCTTAGGTGTATTTTAAGGAGATAGGTTTCTCTTACTCTTTAAGGGACTTTTCCGCTGATTGCCTTCTTGTGTTTATGCCAAATGATATTGTATGCATGCTATTACACATGATTTACGTTATATTGTGTCACTCGGATCAATTTCTTGGTACGAGGGACTTCTTATTTCTATATGCTTTGATGTGGTGTGTTGGTTTGTTGTTCATTttcgagccgagggtctctccggaagcagcctctctatccctatggatagaggcaaggtctgcctacatcccaccctccccagaccctataagtagcttcgctatttgtgggatttactaggtatggttgttgttgttgttgttgttgaaataACAGCAAAACATCAtatattgttttgaaaatattaaTGTTTCTCATGGGTAAGTTGTATTTAGGATTGTAAGTGCAGTGCAAACTACTCTCTATTTGAATATATTATATTTTCTTTCGGATGATAAAGTATCAGTAGCATTTTTGGAGTTTCTGTGCAGTTTACATCTAGTTACACTTAACAAGTTAAGATGAATCCGAGCGGTGCGGCGGGATGTTGATTACAAATGTATTTGGTATATCACTATATCATATTCTaaaagttttacgttttttaTAATTTCTTTTACAAATTTTATAATTTCTTGATTAGACTATAATATATTACGTTCACACTGATTGTACATAATTCATAAAAAATACCAAAACGATATCATAGTACATTCATCCCCACATCTCTCACAATAATCTCGTAGGGGAGTTCATCGGCTTGGTTTTAATCGGTTCCGATTTGGTAATCGATCTAAACCGAATATTGAACACCCCTACGACTAGGCATTAGACTTGCATTGATGAAGTGTGTTGTGAAGTCATTTTTATGATTCTATGATGTAGAAAGATTTCTCTATAGATGTTTTACGACTACGTTCAACAGAGGCTACGAACGCTCCCTTCTCTCCTCCTTGTCGACGCCCTTGTATACAGACATCCCATCCCTCCCTCTCTGCTCTACATCAGCTACACATCATTCACATCGGTCTACAGACCACTACAAATGGCCCAGTTGTGGACGGCCTAACAACGTATCTTAAAGTATAATTAACAATATACCCCTATGgttcattttcatttttattcAATGTAAATGTAATATTGTGCTAAACAATAATCGATTTGTATATCATTCCAGTGAAAGGTAAAGAGTTGATAAATATGCATCTCAACAACACAAACAAAAATTGATAAAATACAGAAAACATCTAATCTAACTTCTAATATAGGATTCCAAAGAATGACACGTAGCAATACCATCTCCTCCTTCAAACAATATAATAACTAAAAAAATTGTTCAGAAGTAACCTTGCCTGGTCCTTCATGCAAATGGAAATCAAGCATAACCATTGTCAATGGTTTGAAGCGCTAAGTACTTGCAGAATTGGTGGTTAAAGACGAACCAATGTTTTCCATTTGCATACATAGTTACATACATGTATTTCTAACCTTTTTCTATTCTATTTTCTTCACATTTTGCCAGATTCTTAAGCTAACTATTGTAGTCAGTCATGTGACTTGGTTAGTGTTTTGGAGTTTTCCCTCAAAATCATAGGGTTTATGTTCTTTGTTTGTTTAGGTAATAAGTTCGTATTAGAATGGTGGATTGTTTGTTAACACACTATGCATGTATCCGTACGTATACTACCCTGTACAAAGCCTACAAACAACTCAATCAAGTGATGTGGATGTGGCCATGTTGATGTAATAAAGTTACCACAACTGATGGAGTTAGATCCTGACGGACCTCCAAATTATACTAGCATCTTTCCAAGAACAATATTAATATCTCGTCATTGCAATCATTTTTTAACAAAGAGGTAAATTTATGTCACATTTGATCTTATAGATTGATTTAGGTATTACAAGCCAACAAAGAAGTAGATTTATAGTCGCCCAAACAAGAATAAAACTTTAAACACCCTGGATCATCTAAACACACCTTATCAACAAGCACTATAATCACCCCTGGACCATGTCTTAGTCAAACTTTGAGTTCAGTAAAAACTCTATCAACTCATCTAACACACACCTTATGAACTTAAATGTTGTTTATTGCAAATAAAAGATAATATTTTTACCTTCCACGGCCGGAGTTTGCACCAAAAAGCAAAGATTGAAAACCATTTTCATTGATTCGGCTGAATCAGGCTGTCGGTTAGGTCGATTGGGGACGACTGCAGGTGTCGGATGTTGGTGGTTGCAGCCGATTGGAGTGGAGAAAAGAGAAACTTGGTGGGTAAGGTATGTTATCTAAAATTTGATGTTTTAAACATGTCGTGAATTAGAACAAGTAGGTTTTTAATATATATGTGCTTATATATATAATTGCTTATAAAGACGAGCATAATTGTTTGATTCGTACACAATGCGGTGGGGAAATCCTAGTTTAAAAAATCAATTAGTAAATAAGAAGTGGAATACTATTTACTAGTTATGATTAAAAATGTGTTAATTGTATCTGAACTGCAAACAAGTATTCAAGTATAACATCTGTTTTCGTATACATTATTCATCGGTGTAAATACAATGCAAAAGAAAATACTAACTTATGTTAACAACACAAGAAACAACACCAATTTAAATGTTTATATTGTTGAAATTCTCAATACCCTGCAGTATCTCAAGCTTATGTGTGTCATCATCACCTAGAAACTCAGATCTTAACTTCATAAGTAACCGCCCTAAATAGTTGAGACCTTCACCATCACGGCCCCTACCCCAGAAGAGATCATGAGGCGAAGCTTCGACCAATATAGAACCTGACGTTGATAAAAGCATTGAATTCAAGTGTGGGTAAATTGAGAATTTGCATTTTAATGCTTTATACATCACCTCTCTTTTCATGCTTTCCCAATCAGCCCTTACCTGCATGCATGCCCAATGTGTTCTATTAGTTGACTTTTTGTTATCCACTAATAGTGTTCGTATGAAATTGTCGAAAAACTCGGATAGCATCGTTAACTAAGTGAAGGGTATACCATATCTGGGTGCTCCCTTTGTGTTCTCCTTCCCATCTGCGCCGCTTCTTCAGGACTTTTGGCTGAACGTATTACTTCAATGTAATTTCTTGCATTAGGATTGCATGACCCCACAAACTTTTGTGCCTGCATTTTGTGGGAAAATTATATCTCAGATCACACCATATGGATCATAACTAGAGTCTAGATGTTTTGACTTGTTACCCAAACTGTATGACCCGCCCATTTTACCTCACATCATAATGTGGGAAGCTACAACCAGTTCAAAAAATCACCTGATAATAGTGCTGTACACTTGACCAAGTGACACAGTCACCATTCTCATCAGGTAATCTGATTGGATGAGATGAAAAGTTGGAGAAACTCCCATATGGGTCCCATGTCTTGTAGAAGAATATGATTGGTGAATCATAAGGAGATAAAGATGGATCAATGGCCAAGGTTTCATCAACCGACGGAATCACAGGCGTCATATCAGGAATAGGTTGCAGATAACCACTTATAAGCACATCAGATCCTATCTACCATTGTAGTCAACATGATGCGAAAAATTAGATTTTTGAATGTATACTTTATAATTATAACTTATTGATCAAGTATATTTTTTACGAACCTGCTCATAAGAAACATCAATCAACTCCAAAGCCTGTGTCATTTCAACCATTCCAAGCTCCCCAACAGGCGAAGGCGCATTCTTTCCACCAATTATTTTCGGAGCAACAAAAGCATGCACCTGCATAAACAAACCTTGTATTTTTAGGTGGTTTGCAATcagaaacacaaacacaaacacaaacagaCCTTATGTATGACACCAGCTGAAATAGCGGATGCAGATAATGCCCCGCCACATTCCCATAGAATTGAAAGATATCCAAGATCATAAAGGTAATCCATCACATCTTTGGGATTCAGGCTATCAAACTCCACTACTTCAACACCTTTTGATGCAAGAAACTTCTGGAAACTTCTTCTTGCACCTCTCTGAGTGGCGACTATTGTCGGTGCTTCTCTGACATCCCAAAGATTTGCAACCTCAGGAAGATCAAGAGTTTGTGACATGACAATTCTCATAGGTAAATGTCCACCTGATCCATGTCTTGGAGTTAACCGTGGATCTGTATTTACATATGAAGCAAGGttcagtaaaaaaaaatgaatccATAGTCTGCAGAAATTATACAGTTAGCAGACAATAAAGACATAAAGTTGCATACTATCTTTGCGTACGGTACTTCCTCCGACAATAACTGCATCACTTCTACCGCGTAACTCAAAAACATGAGATCTTGATTTTGTGCTACTTATCCATGTTGAGTGCCCACTAGTAGCAGCTATTTTTCCTATCAGAATATGAAATAAACAACGGATACTTTTAGCTTAAGATAAAATTCAATATAATTATAAGTGCATCATGATACTAACCATCAAGGGTCATTGCATACTTGAGAACAGAGAATGGGACTCGACAAGCTGATCTATATAGCAGAGGAGCATTGACAACGAGACATGATTTTAGAGCGTCCTAGAAAAGTATAAAATATAGTTAACTAACAGATGCATACTAAAATATCACATGTTTCAACCTGAACCAGTTTTGCCAACTACAATTCAGAGCATACCTGGATGGAGATACTTGGAATATCTTCCCCAAGAACATCAACCTGCAGTCCTTGAGTTCTTAATGTTTGAATAGCTTTTCCCCGAAGATGTTGTAAAGGATGTCTGATCCCGACAACAACTCTAGTGATTCCTGCCTAAGGATTAAGCCTCAGTTGCATGTACATTTGAAGTCAATTTTCTCATTAAATTAACTTCATTTGATAATAAAATAATCCACACAAACCTATTATTTGTTGGGGAAATTTCAGAAACCGGATGATCAGAGAGCcgtgtaatcactctcagatcaaattatttcggtggttcacccgaataattcaatcggatacaactctgattttgAGAAATTGAACCAGTGTATGTTGTTTTGTGGGAAAATGATGAACCAGTAGATTGTAACCAAAAACTGTCTACGAAATTGGTTTTTGGGGTTGTAACTGCCTCATGGCAGTTGCCTCTATTTTTCAGACAAACAATAGCCAAAAAACTGTCGTCTTTTATCATttcgaaaatgataaaaattccagaaaatAAAAATTTCTGATACAGTTTCATTAAGGCAATTTAATGAAAATAAAATTTTTCCAAGctgaccccagccaggggctctgccccttggaacCCGcaaggggctgccgccccttggaccctgctcccaggggcgctgcccccggacccccgccaagggggcgctgcccccggacccccgccaagggggcgttgtccccttggaacccccgtagTGTACTTCGAATAATAACTCAAACAAAcgtgcactcccgcacctcctaacttgcttgatgtgtattattattcgctttgatcaccaagtcaatccccgattacactaaaatatctaacattattattattctatgcagttaatattggtgatatatcggttatatcagTCATATTGGTCCCCTAGttaaatatcggtgtcaaatatccgTCACAATATCGTTACCGATAATATCATTATCAGCGATATTGACCAATATTTGTCAATATTTgaccgatattttaccgcattactacatagttattattattattattcaaataAATTAAGTAATTAAACAAACGCAAAAACCTTTATAAAAGCAGAAACAGCAGTAAAATCGCCATGACAGTCTCCAGGTTCCATATTAACATACGCAGTGGCGCCACGGCAGTACTCTCCGGCGGCCTCAACCGCCTGAACCTCCGCAGGCTTCGTACCTTGCGCGTAAAGGTAACCTTCTCCGACGACGTTTCTGGCGGTTGCTATGACGCAACCGAAGTTAGGGTGTGGCGAGGTGAAACAGGCGGACTTATCAGATAAATCGGCGGCGCGTTTGACGTAGGAGGCGTCGAGCGCGTGGTGATGGTTGTAGGTGCAGTTGATGATGGAGGTTGGGTGGCGCGTGAATGAGGGAGTGAACCACATTGCCGTCGTCATGGCGGATTAGAGGTTCTGTGGCGATCGGAGGGAATGTCATAAGCATGCccttttatttatgtttatttttttaaggtTTTAACGGCTAAAATGACATGAATCATGCCTTTTAAAAAGTTTAACTACATacatatttatgtttatattttagggttttctaaCGGCTGAAAAGTCATGAATCATGCCTTTTAAAAAGTTTAATTTAGtatttacttttatattttagtgtttttttaacaaTTAGATATAAAACTACTTTATTTTGAAACCAACTTATGAAAATTATGTCGAGATTAGGGGTATTTAAAAAACTCGTGACTCgcaactcgctcgaaaaaagctcgaagaaagctcgaCTGTTAACGAGCCAActcggctcgtgagctggctcgataaggtttacatccttcattttttttgtcccacatcgcttagaaaacaaaaactaagggagtatttcccctataaaagaaggtaacgATATTGTATAAAGtaaattaactatttatacttgcatatttagtcatatggttaaattaaatggcaatgaTGACCCTTAatctatgaagaaattcatttttattggtttttaagttttgtggttttttattagttcgagctagatcgagtcgagccgagctagctcgagtTCTAATCGAGTCAAACTcaagcctcaaatctcagctcgattcgaaattcgagctcgagccaaGCCAGCTTGAATCGAGttcgagctcgagctgggtctagctcggctcgtttacagccctaatctTTACTACCTTATATAGCATAATAtgtgggtaaaattgtaatttactcttcGCTTTAAAACGCTTAATACTAATTTTGCTTTGTAGAGTACAAGTGTTATATacaataatttataatttatcgAGCCAAACTCGAGCTTTAGAAACAAAGCTCGAGCTTGAGCTTTCGTAAGTTAAATTAAACGAGCTTGgcctcggctcgtttgcacccctagtaaAGATACagataacctaatttaattatttaaatttgTCATAACCTAATATATCTTTAACTATATGTAATATTTAACATTTAGAAAAAACAAATGCCtggttttgtttattatttttatatctCGGGCTGACACTCGTCACCTTCAGACGTATTTTCTATAGTTTACCCTTTTGGTTTTAAAGTAAAAGATATATGGATGGGATTAGAGGTGCACAAAATCGAATTTTTTTATCTGGTTTCAAGTATGGATCTTGGTACTGGTATGACCGGGTATGCAAAAATCGAATATTGACCATAACCGGGTCGGGTTCAGGTATTGACTTGAAAAACCATACATTGTGTCACCGGTTTCCTGATAGGGTATGACACCAGGAACCCTATACCCGAATATTTTAAGACCCTATATTCGGGTATACAAAAACCTTATTTTCTAGTATAGATCGGAGTTTTTAAGGGACtgatcatctttttttttttccgaGTTCATTTTTTACATGAAAATatgataaatataaataaataacataAAAGTGCATGTCTATTAGAAAGTAAAAAATATTACAAAGATACAAATTTTAAAAAACatataaacatatatttataaatCAGGCCTTGAAAATATCTAGTTCGGGTATGGATAAAACCCAATTCTGGTATGGACTCGTAACTAGTTACCAGCTATGGATCGGGTACATGTTTTTGTATAGTATTGAAACtagattagaaccccgtgtattacacgggttgaataaatgtaattttatatattaaataataaaaagttatatctttatgaatcccgtatattgtacgggttaaacaaaagtaattttatatatcaaataataaaaaatagttatatctttaaaaaccatgtgtattacacagattaaataaatgtaattttgtatactaaatactaaaacgtcgtatctttaaaaaccccgtgtatagtcgggttgaataaatctaccaaataataaaaatattacatccttaaaaaccccatatgttacacgtgttgaatagatctaaagaagagttatatctttaaaaaccatgtgtattacacatattaaataaatgtaattttgtatattaaatattaaaaacgttgtatctttaaaaaactcgtgtacagtcgggttgaaaaatctaccaaataataaaaataattgtatccttaaaaccccgtgtattacacgtgttgaataaatctaattttacatagcaaatgataaaaagttatatctttaaaagctttgtgtattacacgtgttatagaaatgtaactttgtatagtaaataataaaaaaaagttatatttttaaaaaccccgcgttttacacgagttgaataaatataactttgtataccaattaataaaaaagttatatttttaattaattaggataacatttaatattaatttattatttatatatttaatataagataagtaggaaaagAGAGGtagttgttttaaaaatatattaaattaataattaagatttaatgataatattttattaaagtatgataagatttaatattaatttattatttatttagttagttaatataagataagtatagatttgagaatctatctactataataaaagaaaccaataaagggACACTTGTCGTTATTCTAGACCATctttaattgtagataattattatttaatttaaattattaaatattaattaaattaatataaatcttatcaacTCTAAATCCTtggcataaataaatacttaataTTCGTATTTTCTTTCTTATCTAAAAATTACATTATCCAAAAATATTTCATAATCAAGGATTATGTATTCTTTTGTTATCATTTACTTTTTTTAAAATCCAATTAATTATTATCATATAAGATCTAACCGCATTAAATATAAGCAATTATTATATTAAAactacatctaaaacatataactaaattatgattttggtccctgtggttatatcacttttacccttttagcctaaaaaagaattttttaacatctaagcccctaacgtctttttttctaacccttttggcccttaacatctttttttctaacccttttggcccttaacatctttttttctaacccttttggcgcCTAACATTTAATGaatgaggttagtgttaggggccaaaagggttaaaaaaaaagacgttgggggctcagatgtttaaaaaattcttttttttagGCTAAGAGGGTAAAAGTGATACAACCATagaggccaaaatcgtaattcTCATCTAAATATTAACATCATATTAATTTATCCaaagttatattaaaattaagagtaaattatgattttggcccttgtggttatatcatttttacccttttagcccaaaaagaaattttttaatatctaagcccccaacgtcttttttttttctaaccattttgaCCTCCAACGTCTTTTTTCCTAACCCTTTGGCCCCTAGATGTTGAAAGATTCTTTTTTggactaaaagggtaaaagtgatataaccacaggggccaaaatcataatttacaataaaataatataaaattgaAATATATGTCATTTGCATACATTATGAACAAAACCTATTAATACAAAATGTTATTACGATAATATTTGACAGTAGATAATCGTAAAGTCTTATATAAACTAAAAACTTTTCTTCTTCTTGGTGCATCAAACGTAAAACTGTGTTATAAACATGAcataaagtagttaaacgagttgtATTCATTTTTAATACATGTGTTACACGCGTCGTTAGAGACCTGTTAAACCTGAcaagacacgatttgccagccctACTAAAAAGCATTGTATCACTTAACAGTAGATAAATATgcatattatttattgttaatgttattattattaaactaTGAAAAATTATATTAAACAACATATTAATTaaaccaaaaatttaaaatagtattaacctaatttaaaaaataataaaaaatccattttgatttagaaagattttttttaaccatagataaacccgtgtaatacacaagttttttaaagatataatattttttattatttgctttataaaattagatttattcaacccgtacaatacatggagttttttttttaaacataacttttttattatttagtatataaaattacatttcttccacCTGGGAATACACAGGTTTTTTTtacatataacttttttattgtttggtatataaaattacatttattcaacctatacaatacacgaggttcttaaagacataatttttttattatttaatatataaaattatatttgcTCAACACGTATAATAAATGAGgtgtttaaaaatatattattttttatttagtatataaaattacatttattaaacccgtgtaatacacggggttctaacctatatatgaatgacacgtgtccaaaacttggtttcttttattatagtagatagatgtATACCCTATGTGTATCCTATAGGTAGTGTCGAGGACGGGTACCCATTATCCGGGTATGAAAAATATCGGGTTTCAAGATTTTTTTATCGGGTTCGGGGTATTTTTTGCACCACTAGATGGGATGAAATCAAATGAATTAAAAGTTC
The Helianthus annuus cultivar XRQ/B chromosome 6, HanXRQr2.0-SUNRISE, whole genome shotgun sequence genome window above contains:
- the LOC110865097 gene encoding riboflavin biosynthesis protein PYRR, chloroplastic isoform X4 encodes the protein MTTAMWFTPSFTRHPTSIINCTYNHHHALDASYVKRAADLSDKSACFTSPHPNFGCVIATARNVVGEGYLYAQGTKPAEVQAVEAAGEYCRGATAYVNMEPGDCHGDFTAVSAFIKAGITRVVVGIRHPLQHLRGKAIQTLRTQGLQVDVLGEDIPSISIQDALKSCLVVNAPLLYRSACRVPFSVLKYAMTLDGKIAATSGHSTWISSTKSRSHVFELRGRSDAVIVGGSTVRKDNPRLTPRHGSGGHLPMRIVMSQTLDLPEVANLWDVREAPTIVATQRGARRSFQKFLASKGVEVVEFDSLNPKDVMDYLYDLGYLSILWECGGALSASAISAGVIHKVHAFVAPKIIGGKNAPSPVGELGMVEMTQALELIDVSYEQAQKFVGSCNPNARNYIEVIRSAKSPEEAAQMGRRTQREHPDMVRADWESMKREVMYKALKCKFSIYPHLNSMLLSTSGSILVEASPHDLFWGRGRDGEGLNYLGRLLMKLRSEFLGDDDTHKLEILQGIENFNNINI
- the LOC110865097 gene encoding riboflavin biosynthesis protein PYRR, chloroplastic isoform X2; translated protein: MTTAMWFTPSFTRHPTSIINCTYNHHHALDASYVKRAADLSDKSACFTSPHPNFGCVIATARNVVGEGYLYAQGTKPAEVQAVEAAGEYCRGATAYVNMEPGDCHGDFTAVSAFIKAGITRVVVGIRHPLQHLRGKAIQTLRTQGLQVDVLGEDIPSISIQDALKSCLVVNAPLLYRSACRVPFSVLKYAMTLDGKIAATSGHSTWISSTKSRSHVFELRGRSDAVIVGGSTVRKDNPRLTPRHGSGGHLPMRIVMSQTLDLPEVANLWDVREAPTIVATQRGARRSFQKFLASKGVEVVEFDSLNPKDVMDYLYDLGYLSILWECGGALSASAISAGVIHKVHAFVAPKIIGGKNAPSPVGELGMVEMTQALELIDVSYEQIGSDVLISGYLQPIPDMTPVIPSVDETLAIDPSLSPYDSPIIFFYKTWDPYGSFSNFSSHPIRLPDENGDCVTWSSVQHYYQAQKFVGSCNPNARNYIEVIRSAKSPEEAAQMGRRTQREHPDMVRADWESMKREVLYWSKLRLMISSGVGAVMVKVSTI
- the LOC110865097 gene encoding riboflavin biosynthesis protein PYRR, chloroplastic isoform X1; the encoded protein is MTTAMWFTPSFTRHPTSIINCTYNHHHALDASYVKRAADLSDKSACFTSPHPNFGCVIATARNVVGEGYLYAQGTKPAEVQAVEAAGEYCRGATAYVNMEPGDCHGDFTAVSAFIKAGITRVVVGIRHPLQHLRGKAIQTLRTQGLQVDVLGEDIPSISIQDALKSCLVVNAPLLYRSACRVPFSVLKYAMTLDGKIAATSGHSTWISSTKSRSHVFELRGRSDAVIVGGSTVRKDNPRLTPRHGSGGHLPMRIVMSQTLDLPEVANLWDVREAPTIVATQRGARRSFQKFLASKGVEVVEFDSLNPKDVMDYLYDLGYLSILWECGGALSASAISAGVIHKVHAFVAPKIIGGKNAPSPVGELGMVEMTQALELIDVSYEQIGSDVLISGYLQPIPDMTPVIPSVDETLAIDPSLSPYDSPIIFFYKTWDPYGSFSNFSSHPIRLPDENGDCVTWSSVQHYYQAQKFVGSCNPNARNYIEVIRSAKSPEEAAQMGRRTQREHPDMVRADWESMKREVMYKALKCKFSIYPHLNSMLLSTSGSILVEASPHDLFWGRGRDGEGLNYLGRLLMKLRSEFLGDDDTHKLEILQGIENFNNINI
- the LOC110865097 gene encoding riboflavin biosynthesis protein PYRR, chloroplastic isoform X3, which translates into the protein MTTAMWFTPSFTRHPTSIINCTYNHHHALDASYVKRAADLSDKSACFTSPHPNFGCVIATARNVVGEGYLYAQGTKPAEVQAVEAAGEYCRGATAYVNMEPGDCHGDFTAVSAFIKAGITRVVVGIRHPLQHLRGKAIQTLRTQGLQVDVLGEDIPSISIQDALKSCLVVNAPLLYRSACRVPFSVLKYAMTLDGKIAATSGHSTWISSTKSRSHVFELRGRSDAVIVGGSTVRKDNPRLTPRHGSGGHLPMRIVMSQTLDLPEVANLWDVREAPTIVATQRGARRSFQKFLASKGVEVVEFDSLNPKDVMDYLYDLGYLSILWECGGALSASAISAGVIHKVHAFVAPKIIGGKNAPSPVGELGMVEMTQALELIDVSYEQIGSDVLISGYLQPIPDMTPVIPSVDETLAIDPSLSPYDSPIIFFYKTWDPYGSFSNFSSHPIRLPDENGDCVTWSSVQHYYQAQKFVGSCNPNARNYIEVIRSAKSPEEAAQMGRRTQREHPDMVLYWSKLRLMISSGVGAVMVKVSTI